One region of Vibrio sp. FE10 genomic DNA includes:
- a CDS encoding vWA domain-containing protein has product MSDFLSSMFLSKSIINIEFVWWWMFILVPLPLLVYLLSPKSESSSALRLPFLPEDSNTKTPSSRLPKALSVIIWLLLVTAMARPVWYGEPVEFQPKHRDLMLVVDLSYSMSQEDMQFNGEYIDRLSAVKHVLSDFIERRKGDRVGLVLFADHAYLQTPLTLDRDTLSQQLNQAVLKLIGTQTAIGDGIGLATKTFVDSDAPQRVMILLSDGSNTAGVLDPLEAADIAKKYNATIYTVGVGAGEMMVKEFFMTRKVNTAQDLDERTLMEIAKRTGGQYFRARDSKELATIYDTINQLEPVTNATKIWRPQQEWFVWPLSAAMFFAFMLLAIRRNNV; this is encoded by the coding sequence ATGAGTGATTTTCTAAGCTCTATGTTTCTAAGCAAGAGCATAATAAACATCGAGTTCGTTTGGTGGTGGATGTTTATCCTAGTACCACTGCCGCTCCTTGTTTACCTATTGTCACCAAAATCAGAATCAAGCAGCGCGCTAAGGCTTCCGTTTTTGCCCGAGGACAGCAATACCAAAACGCCAAGCAGTCGCTTACCCAAAGCCTTATCGGTCATCATCTGGCTTTTATTGGTAACGGCGATGGCACGTCCAGTTTGGTACGGCGAACCAGTTGAGTTTCAACCAAAACACCGAGACTTAATGTTGGTTGTCGACCTCTCCTACTCGATGAGCCAAGAAGACATGCAGTTCAATGGCGAGTACATCGATCGCTTATCGGCAGTGAAACATGTATTGAGTGACTTTATTGAGCGACGAAAAGGCGACCGAGTTGGATTGGTGTTATTTGCTGATCACGCCTACTTGCAGACGCCACTGACTTTAGACAGAGACACGCTCTCACAACAGCTCAATCAGGCAGTGCTAAAGCTGATTGGTACTCAAACTGCGATCGGTGATGGTATCGGCCTTGCCACCAAAACCTTTGTCGACAGTGACGCCCCTCAGCGTGTGATGATCCTACTTAGTGACGGCAGCAATACCGCGGGCGTATTAGATCCACTAGAAGCTGCGGATATTGCTAAGAAGTACAACGCGACGATCTATACCGTAGGTGTCGGTGCGGGCGAAATGATGGTCAAAGAGTTCTTCATGACTCGTAAGGTCAATACTGCTCAAGACTTAGATGAACGCACGCTAATGGAAATCGCCAAGCGCACTGGCGGTCAATACTTCCGAGCGCGAGACAGCAAAGAACTGGCAACTATTTACGACACCATCAATCAGTTAGAACCCGTGACAAACGCCACTAAGATATGGCGACCGCAACAAGAGTGGTTCGTATGGCCACTGTCTGCGGCAATGTTCTTCGCATTTATGCTGTTAGCCATTAGGAGAAACAATGTCTAA
- a CDS encoding DUF4381 domain-containing protein produces the protein MNQSLDLSPVIAPDAPSWWPLAWGWWAVIITAIALIALVFFIVKRRQKNQHAKNEALACLRSSQPSNALSPSAAQDILRQAALSYFPREKVAGLSGDDWLEFLDAQLAKPLFAAKKSQWQQALYQDSALINDEQKKAQQQLVNDCETWLRKALPPKRGRYE, from the coding sequence ATGAATCAGTCCTTAGATTTAAGCCCAGTCATTGCACCAGATGCACCATCATGGTGGCCTTTGGCATGGGGTTGGTGGGCTGTGATTATTACGGCTATTGCTCTGATCGCCTTAGTGTTTTTCATTGTAAAACGCAGACAAAAGAACCAACACGCGAAGAACGAAGCACTTGCTTGCTTGCGTAGTAGTCAGCCTTCAAATGCTTTGTCTCCGAGTGCAGCTCAAGACATCCTTCGTCAAGCAGCGCTGAGCTATTTCCCACGCGAAAAAGTAGCAGGCTTGTCTGGTGATGATTGGTTGGAGTTCTTAGATGCGCAATTGGCAAAACCGTTGTTCGCCGCAAAAAAATCGCAATGGCAACAAGCGCTCTACCAAGATTCAGCTTTAATAAACGACGAGCAGAAAAAGGCTCAGCAGCAATTGGTTAATGACTGCGAAACCTGGCTTCGTAAAGCCCTTCCTCCAAAGCGAGGTCGTTATGAGTGA
- a CDS encoding DUF58 domain-containing protein produces the protein MNNQLPNHSDGVTLNLDELLQYKAQSVRWLPPAKSLWSQLNGQHESNRKGRGMNFSEVRQYQAGDDIRSIDWRVTARTGKAHTKLFSEEREQPVILFLDLSSSMIFGSTLLLKSVQLAHFASQLCWLTVAQKDRIGAVIDTGQEIIEIKPSASNHAPLRILQKVIEINNAALTNQDNHSDTTLEHGLKSLHQLCPKGSDIIMLSDFVRYNESNYSLINQIRRHNRVRLVHFYDPLEQGETTYKGSKQVTDGDKTQWFNFSSNKEKEKLNQAFSLKKQQLQKLSLSLAIPYSSLSSAQSLMSQISGSQS, from the coding sequence ATGAATAATCAATTACCCAACCATAGTGACGGTGTCACGTTAAATCTGGACGAACTGCTGCAATACAAGGCGCAGTCTGTTCGCTGGTTGCCTCCAGCGAAGAGCCTTTGGTCTCAGCTTAACGGTCAACACGAGAGCAATCGCAAAGGTCGCGGGATGAATTTCTCTGAGGTTCGTCAATATCAGGCGGGTGACGATATCCGCAGCATTGATTGGCGTGTCACGGCGAGAACAGGCAAGGCGCATACCAAACTGTTTTCTGAAGAAAGAGAACAGCCTGTGATTTTGTTCTTAGATCTATCGAGCAGTATGATTTTCGGCTCAACCTTGTTGCTTAAATCGGTTCAACTCGCGCACTTTGCCAGCCAACTTTGCTGGTTAACCGTTGCTCAAAAGGATCGTATTGGCGCAGTGATAGATACTGGCCAAGAGATCATTGAGATTAAACCAAGTGCTAGCAACCATGCTCCGCTGCGTATTTTACAAAAAGTCATAGAAATCAATAACGCAGCGCTGACCAACCAAGACAATCACAGCGACACAACCTTGGAGCATGGGCTGAAGTCTCTTCATCAGCTTTGCCCGAAAGGCAGCGATATCATTATGCTCAGTGATTTTGTCCGTTATAACGAAAGTAATTACTCACTTATCAATCAAATACGTCGACATAATCGAGTTCGCTTGGTGCATTTTTACGACCCGTTGGAGCAAGGTGAAACTACCTACAAAGGATCTAAACAGGTGACCGATGGCGACAAAACTCAGTGGTTCAACTTCTCTTCTAATAAAGAAAAGGAAAAGCTTAACCAAGCGTTTTCATTAAAGAAGCAGCAGTTGCAGAAACTTAGTTTATCTCTCGCGATACCTTATAGCTCTCTGTCTAGTGCGCAGTCACTAATGAGCCAGATATCAGGATCTCAGTCATGA
- a CDS encoding AAA family ATPase, translating into MHKNNFEILQNYLESQIIGQQELVKQLMIALLADGHILVEGPPGLAKTRAVKSLADCVEGDFHRIQFTPDLLPADLTGTDIFRPETGEFTFQSGPIFNSLILADEINRAPAKVQAAMLEAMAEKQVTAGRKTYALPDLFLVMATQNPIEQEGTYPLPEAQLDRFLLHLEVAYPDMESELEILRLNRGEAQGNQPVQPEPISQQTIFEARQEVLNIHMADTIEQYIIRLVMATRQPKQYSDQLDQWLDMGVSPRATIALDRCARAHAWLAGRDYVTPQDVQAMAFPVLRHRLLRSYHAQAEGVTANQVIAHLISLVGSA; encoded by the coding sequence ATGCATAAAAATAACTTCGAAATCCTTCAAAACTACTTAGAGTCTCAAATCATTGGTCAGCAAGAGCTCGTAAAGCAACTGATGATCGCCTTATTGGCAGATGGTCACATCCTAGTTGAAGGGCCTCCCGGGTTGGCAAAAACCCGCGCCGTCAAGTCGCTGGCTGACTGTGTCGAGGGAGATTTTCATCGTATTCAGTTCACTCCCGATCTATTGCCTGCCGACCTAACTGGTACCGATATTTTCCGTCCAGAAACCGGAGAGTTCACCTTCCAATCTGGACCTATTTTTAACTCGCTTATTCTAGCGGATGAGATCAACCGTGCTCCAGCGAAAGTACAAGCCGCGATGTTAGAAGCGATGGCCGAGAAACAGGTAACCGCAGGTCGAAAAACCTATGCTCTACCTGATCTGTTTTTGGTGATGGCAACGCAAAACCCGATTGAACAAGAAGGTACTTACCCGCTACCAGAAGCTCAGTTAGACCGTTTCTTGCTGCATTTAGAAGTCGCTTATCCAGACATGGAAAGTGAGCTTGAGATCTTGCGCCTAAACAGAGGCGAAGCTCAAGGCAACCAACCTGTTCAACCAGAGCCTATCTCTCAACAAACTATCTTCGAAGCTCGCCAAGAAGTGCTCAACATTCACATGGCAGATACCATCGAGCAGTACATTATTCGACTGGTTATGGCGACTCGCCAACCTAAGCAATACAGCGACCAACTTGATCAATGGTTAGACATGGGTGTTAGCCCTCGTGCAACCATTGCGTTAGACCGTTGTGCCCGCGCTCACGCTTGGCTTGCAGGACGAGATTACGTCACGCCACAAGATGTTCAAGCGATGGCATTCCCTGTACTACGCCACCGCCTACTGCGTAGCTACCACGCACAAGCCGAAGGGGTCACTGCAAACCAAGTGATCGCTCACCTTATCTCGTTGGTTGGTAGCGCATAG
- a CDS encoding Crp/Fnr family transcriptional regulator, producing MLVRVLTEDPTLSRLDQGAIEEIIQAARIETYKIPTLLNSAYTSVDTMRLVVKGHIELMSYSESGDEACIAILGPNSWLTWIGCFDDQPTNHNFYSSPDAIVVAIPVTKMRDIADRYPGLYKIAIREISFRFRLLMEWTTESVLLKNEFRVAKLLLLVSRLNGVPNELNSILYTQDKLAHLSRCTRQTLSRSLQQLAKEGMIEIGYRRIDILNEDKLNAFIAEGLAC from the coding sequence ATGCTGGTTCGAGTATTAACAGAGGATCCAACCTTATCGCGGCTTGATCAGGGCGCGATCGAAGAAATTATCCAAGCTGCTAGAATAGAAACCTATAAAATTCCGACATTACTGAATTCAGCCTATACCTCGGTTGATACCATGCGTCTCGTGGTTAAGGGCCATATTGAACTGATGAGTTACAGTGAAAGTGGTGATGAGGCGTGCATTGCAATATTAGGTCCAAACAGTTGGCTGACGTGGATAGGGTGCTTTGATGATCAACCGACCAACCATAATTTCTATTCTTCTCCTGATGCGATTGTCGTGGCTATTCCGGTGACAAAAATGAGAGATATTGCCGATCGTTATCCGGGGCTCTACAAAATTGCGATTCGTGAAATCAGCTTTCGTTTTCGACTTTTAATGGAGTGGACGACGGAGTCCGTGCTGTTAAAAAATGAATTTCGGGTCGCTAAGTTACTCTTATTAGTCAGTCGTTTAAATGGGGTGCCGAACGAACTCAATTCGATCTTATATACTCAAGATAAGTTGGCGCATCTGTCTCGGTGTACCCGTCAAACACTCAGTCGTTCTCTGCAGCAATTAGCGAAAGAAGGCATGATTGAGATTGGCTATCGACGCATTGATATCCTCAATGAGGACAAACTTAATGCCTTCATAGCTGAAGGGTTAGCGTGTTAA
- a CDS encoding methyl-accepting chemotaxis protein, with the protein MLKTNSLSIKQKVVLGITFAVLASTVIVGAMAQQQARDVLSHRLVDIELPGMLERINGEIDREVSQLLLAAEQIASNEFISDAIESTDRDAELENKLVKQLNNVRNQYQLNDASVANRQTAFYWNQDGFLRQLNQQQDGWFFGFIQSGQPTMVSMFQEANGEVKMFANYQQPSGLAMSGLSKSMDDMVNLLNGFKIENTGFVFLTDSQGDVQIHRERSRSDSSLQQLYGPQSSQLLNKSGFNLITTESQGQELFVASLYVSSMDWFVIGVVPTDEVFAELDATAQKMLIMTAVVALVFILMGVVLANSITQPIKLLAKRFGDLGEGDGDLAQRIEVKGNDEIAQLSKGFNGFIEKIHESMKEVCSTSQALQVAAESVSNKAHITHDNSQEQRDQTLQVVAAINQMGMTISEIASNAATAAETATQASGNTEVGRSVVNKAKDAISRLAQDIESTGQVVEQLASTTQDIGSILGVIRDISEQTNLLALNAAIEAARAGEQGRGFAVVADEVRNLASRTADSTEEIQKMINQLQSDAKDAVTAMSAGKVITLEGVSASDEAVDVLGGISGRIVDITDRNTQVATATEEQSTVVHTINQNIEEINAINEVTTGTAEQLAEASQELRDLSSRLDKMVGSFKL; encoded by the coding sequence ATGTTGAAAACTAACTCTCTGAGTATTAAGCAAAAGGTTGTACTTGGAATTACTTTTGCGGTTCTTGCTTCTACAGTCATTGTCGGTGCGATGGCGCAACAACAAGCAAGAGATGTATTGAGTCATCGATTGGTTGATATTGAGCTTCCTGGGATGCTTGAGCGAATCAATGGTGAAATTGACCGTGAAGTCTCTCAACTGTTGTTAGCGGCGGAGCAAATTGCGTCAAATGAATTCATTTCTGATGCTATCGAATCGACCGATCGTGATGCTGAATTAGAAAACAAACTTGTTAAACAACTGAACAACGTGCGTAATCAATATCAGTTGAACGATGCTTCAGTAGCGAACCGTCAAACGGCTTTCTACTGGAACCAAGATGGTTTCTTGCGTCAACTAAACCAACAACAAGACGGTTGGTTCTTTGGCTTTATTCAGTCAGGTCAGCCAACCATGGTGAGCATGTTCCAAGAAGCCAATGGCGAAGTGAAAATGTTCGCTAACTACCAACAGCCTTCTGGTTTGGCGATGTCAGGTCTATCAAAGTCGATGGATGACATGGTTAACCTGCTTAACGGTTTCAAGATTGAAAATACTGGCTTTGTATTTCTGACTGATAGTCAAGGTGATGTACAAATTCACCGTGAGCGTTCTCGAAGTGACTCTTCACTACAACAACTTTACGGCCCTCAATCAAGCCAGCTATTGAACAAGTCGGGCTTCAACCTGATCACCACTGAAAGCCAAGGACAAGAGCTATTTGTCGCGAGTCTTTATGTGTCATCAATGGACTGGTTCGTTATTGGTGTGGTTCCAACCGATGAAGTGTTTGCTGAGCTTGATGCGACTGCGCAAAAGATGCTGATCATGACGGCGGTTGTGGCTTTGGTGTTTATCCTAATGGGCGTAGTGCTAGCAAACAGCATTACTCAGCCAATTAAACTTCTGGCTAAACGATTCGGTGACCTTGGCGAGGGCGATGGCGATCTTGCGCAGCGTATTGAAGTAAAAGGCAACGATGAAATCGCACAGCTTTCTAAGGGCTTTAACGGATTCATTGAGAAGATTCACGAGTCGATGAAAGAAGTATGCTCGACAAGCCAAGCGCTTCAGGTAGCGGCGGAAAGTGTTTCTAACAAAGCACACATCACCCACGACAACAGCCAAGAGCAACGTGACCAAACCCTTCAAGTGGTGGCTGCAATCAACCAAATGGGTATGACCATCAGTGAGATTGCATCAAACGCGGCGACAGCAGCAGAAACAGCCACGCAAGCTTCAGGTAATACGGAAGTGGGTCGTTCTGTGGTAAACAAAGCAAAAGACGCGATCAGTCGTTTAGCACAAGATATCGAAAGCACGGGTCAAGTGGTTGAACAGCTTGCTTCAACAACTCAAGATATCGGTTCTATTTTGGGTGTTATCCGTGATATTTCAGAGCAAACCAACTTGCTCGCATTGAACGCAGCGATTGAAGCTGCACGTGCCGGTGAGCAAGGCCGTGGCTTTGCCGTGGTAGCCGATGAAGTTCGTAACCTTGCAAGTCGTACAGCAGATTCAACGGAAGAGATTCAGAAGATGATCAACCAACTGCAAAGCGATGCGAAAGATGCGGTAACGGCAATGAGTGCCGGTAAAGTGATTACACTTGAGGGCGTATCGGCATCGGATGAAGCGGTAGACGTGCTGGGTGGCATCTCAGGTCGTATCGTTGATATCACTGACCGTAACACTCAAGTGGCAACGGCAACGGAAGAGCAATCAACCGTAGTTCACACCATCAACCAGAACATTGAAGAGATTAACGCAATCAATGAAGTGACAACGGGCACGGCTGAGCAGCTTGCTGAAGCGAGCCAAGAGCTTCGAGACCTTTCTTCACGTCTGGATAAGATGGTTGGTTCATTTAAGCTTTAA
- the malK gene encoding maltose/maltodextrin ABC transporter ATP-binding protein MalK, with translation MASVTLKNVYKSYGDVQISKDVTLDINEGEFVVFVGPSGCGKSTLLRCIAGLEDITSGDLYIGDQRMNDVEPSKRGVGMVFQSYALYPHLNLYDNMSFGLKLANADKAEIDKRVEHAAEILQLGHLLERQPKALSGGQRQRVAIGRTLVSQPNVFLLDEPLSNLDAALRVQMRSQITKLQRQLGCTMIYVTHDQVEAMTMADKIVVLDGGYVSQVGKPLDLYHYPQNRFVAGFIGSPKMNFMSVHIEQAEAERVLVQLSNGMTFWIPVDGTTVNAGDRMSLGVRPEHLLSAETGDATIEAEVMMVEKLGNETQVYLNLESADADVIYRQPDTLTIESGDKLAIGIPAHRCHLFHSDGRACRRLYKEYGTD, from the coding sequence ATGGCGAGTGTCACGTTAAAAAACGTTTATAAATCATATGGTGATGTACAGATTTCTAAGGACGTAACCTTAGACATCAACGAAGGTGAGTTCGTAGTATTCGTTGGACCATCAGGTTGTGGTAAATCGACGCTATTACGCTGTATCGCAGGTCTAGAAGACATTACGTCTGGTGATTTGTACATTGGCGACCAACGCATGAATGACGTTGAGCCTTCAAAGCGTGGCGTAGGTATGGTATTCCAATCTTACGCGCTTTACCCTCACCTTAACCTTTACGACAACATGTCTTTTGGCCTAAAGCTAGCGAACGCTGACAAAGCTGAAATTGATAAGCGTGTTGAGCATGCTGCAGAAATCCTTCAGCTTGGTCACCTTCTAGAGCGTCAACCTAAAGCATTGTCTGGTGGTCAACGTCAGCGTGTTGCGATTGGTCGTACTCTGGTTTCTCAACCAAATGTATTCCTACTTGATGAGCCACTATCTAACCTAGATGCTGCGCTGCGTGTTCAAATGCGTTCGCAAATCACTAAGCTACAGCGTCAACTTGGTTGCACCATGATCTACGTTACCCACGACCAAGTGGAAGCGATGACAATGGCCGATAAGATTGTTGTTCTTGATGGTGGTTACGTATCTCAAGTCGGTAAACCGCTTGATCTTTACCACTACCCTCAAAACCGTTTCGTTGCTGGCTTTATTGGCTCACCGAAGATGAACTTTATGTCGGTTCACATCGAGCAAGCTGAAGCAGAACGCGTCTTGGTACAACTTTCTAACGGCATGACCTTCTGGATCCCAGTAGATGGTACCACTGTCAATGCTGGTGACCGTATGTCTCTGGGTGTTCGTCCTGAACACTTGTTATCTGCTGAAACAGGTGACGCGACGATTGAAGCTGAAGTGATGATGGTAGAGAAACTAGGTAACGAGACACAAGTTTACCTAAACCTTGAAAGTGCCGATGCTGATGTTATCTACCGTCAACCAGACACGTTGACGATTGAATCTGGTGACAAGCTGGCGATTGGTATCCCTGCACACCGTTGTCACTTGTTCCACAGCGATGGTCGCGCATGTCGTCGCTTGTACAAAGAGTACGGTACAGATTAA
- the malE gene encoding maltose/maltodextrin ABC transporter substrate-binding protein MalE: protein MKNALSAVALGTIVALGSFGANAAIEEGQLTIWVGGDKAYEGMAEVGKRFEEDTGVKVTVAFPDKLEEKFSQVAAAGDGPDMIFYAHDRFGGFAEAGLLADIKPSKETKEGIVDFAWDAVSYEGKTIAYPVAVESVSLIYNKALVPNPPKSWEEIPALNAELQKDGKKAIMWPLRGGAYFTWPLLAADGGYAFKQTAEGYDIKDAGVAAEGVQKSLGFIEKMVQDKVISADMDYSVAESEFVAGNVAMTINGPWGWANIEKAGVDYGVTTLPKFNGKASKPFVGVWAGGISTASPNRDLAVEFMENYLLTDEGMKSLNDDKPLGAVALNSFQRQLDSDTRIAATMDNAMNGEIMPNIPQFTTFWYSMEEAIGNVVDGRQSVDQALDAAEARMTK from the coding sequence ATGAAAAACGCTCTAAGCGCTGTAGCTCTAGGCACAATCGTTGCTTTGGGTTCTTTTGGTGCAAACGCTGCTATCGAAGAAGGTCAACTAACTATTTGGGTTGGTGGCGACAAAGCTTACGAAGGAATGGCTGAAGTAGGTAAACGCTTTGAAGAAGATACTGGTGTTAAAGTAACAGTAGCCTTTCCTGACAAACTAGAAGAGAAGTTCTCTCAAGTTGCAGCGGCTGGCGATGGCCCAGACATGATTTTCTACGCACACGATCGTTTTGGTGGTTTTGCAGAAGCGGGTCTTCTTGCTGATATCAAACCTTCTAAGGAAACTAAAGAAGGTATCGTAGACTTCGCATGGGACGCTGTTTCTTACGAAGGTAAAACAATCGCTTACCCAGTAGCGGTTGAGTCAGTTTCTCTTATCTACAACAAAGCACTTGTTCCTAACCCTCCTAAGTCTTGGGAAGAAATCCCAGCACTTAACGCTGAGCTTCAAAAAGACGGTAAGAAAGCGATCATGTGGCCTCTACGTGGCGGCGCTTACTTCACATGGCCTCTACTTGCAGCTGACGGCGGTTACGCATTCAAACAAACTGCTGAAGGTTACGACATTAAAGATGCGGGCGTAGCGGCTGAAGGTGTTCAGAAGTCTCTAGGTTTCATCGAGAAAATGGTACAAGACAAAGTTATCTCTGCGGACATGGATTACTCAGTTGCTGAGTCTGAATTCGTTGCAGGTAACGTTGCAATGACAATCAACGGTCCTTGGGGCTGGGCAAACATCGAGAAAGCTGGCGTTGACTACGGCGTAACAACGCTTCCTAAGTTCAACGGTAAAGCGTCTAAACCTTTCGTTGGTGTATGGGCTGGTGGTATCAGCACTGCTTCTCCAAACCGCGACCTAGCTGTTGAGTTCATGGAAAACTACCTATTAACTGACGAAGGTATGAAGAGCCTGAATGACGACAAGCCACTGGGCGCTGTTGCTCTTAACTCTTTCCAACGTCAACTAGACAGCGACACTCGCATTGCAGCAACAATGGACAACGCGATGAACGGCGAAATCATGCCTAACATCCCTCAGTTCACAACGTTCTGGTACAGCATGGAAGAAGCAATCGGCAACGTAGTTGATGGTCGTCAATCTGTTGACCAAGCACTCGATGCTGCTGAAGCTCGTATGACTAAGTAA
- the malF gene encoding maltose ABC transporter permease MalF produces MQSVQGSDAIPAPSSLLGSKSVFIKWGLLGSVGLINGYATILMYSRGELAFALLTVILTALALYIFGSKKTYAHRYIYPGIAGMILFILFPLAYTVGLAFTNYSAKNQLSLERTQTVLLDRSFQSGESYPFTLYKTDNGHQIVVKDGNQLLATDVFSLEGMTATEMDLSMVESAQGEKEKIKAIIQNRSAISGVDFHLPNGDDIRMSGLRKFAAVAPLYTMQSDGETLYNNESGETLKPNMEVGFYQPVDENGAFIGNTISPGFVVEIGTHNFERVWKDDGIKEPFISIFIWTVVFSILTVAFTLAIGLILANIVQWEELKGRAVYRVLLILPYAVPAFISILIFKGLFNQSFGEINMVLESIFGLSPNWFSDPILAKSMVLIVNTWLGFPYMMILCMGLLKAIPEDLYEASAIDGANFIHNFKRITFPLMIKPLTPLLIAAFAFNFNNFVMIQLLTNGGPNMIGTSEPAGYTDLLVSYTYRIAFEGGGGQDFGLASAIATLIFLLVGALALLNLRFTKLTQD; encoded by the coding sequence ATGCAGTCAGTTCAAGGTTCAGATGCGATCCCGGCACCATCAAGCCTTCTAGGCAGTAAAAGCGTCTTCATCAAATGGGGGTTGCTTGGTAGCGTTGGCTTAATTAACGGCTACGCTACAATTTTAATGTATTCTCGCGGTGAGCTCGCATTTGCGCTGCTTACAGTGATCTTAACGGCTTTGGCTCTTTACATTTTTGGTAGTAAGAAAACTTACGCCCACCGTTATATTTATCCAGGTATTGCCGGAATGATCTTGTTCATTCTCTTCCCGTTGGCATATACCGTTGGACTTGCGTTCACTAACTACAGCGCAAAAAACCAACTTTCTCTTGAGCGCACTCAAACCGTCCTTTTAGACCGCTCTTTTCAAAGCGGTGAAAGCTACCCATTTACTTTGTACAAGACAGATAACGGTCACCAGATCGTGGTTAAAGATGGTAACCAGCTGTTAGCAACTGACGTATTTTCTCTTGAAGGTATGACTGCAACAGAAATGGATCTGTCTATGGTTGAGTCTGCACAAGGTGAGAAAGAGAAGATCAAAGCGATCATCCAAAACCGTTCTGCGATTAGTGGTGTAGATTTCCACCTGCCAAATGGTGATGATATTCGCATGAGTGGCTTACGTAAGTTTGCTGCTGTTGCTCCGCTTTATACGATGCAATCCGATGGCGAGACTTTATACAACAATGAGTCAGGTGAAACACTTAAGCCAAATATGGAAGTGGGCTTCTATCAGCCTGTGGATGAAAACGGCGCATTTATCGGTAACACCATCTCTCCGGGATTTGTTGTCGAAATTGGTACTCATAACTTTGAGCGTGTATGGAAAGATGACGGTATCAAAGAGCCTTTTATTAGCATCTTTATTTGGACCGTGGTGTTCTCCATCCTTACCGTTGCATTTACGTTGGCAATTGGCTTAATTCTGGCGAACATCGTGCAGTGGGAAGAGCTAAAAGGCAGAGCTGTTTACCGTGTCTTGCTTATCTTGCCTTACGCAGTACCTGCATTTATCTCAATCCTGATTTTTAAAGGTTTATTTAACCAAAGCTTCGGTGAAATAAACATGGTGTTAGAAAGCATCTTTGGTTTAAGTCCAAACTGGTTCTCTGATCCTATCTTAGCGAAAAGCATGGTATTGATTGTAAACACATGGCTAGGCTTCCCTTACATGATGATTCTATGTATGGGTCTGCTTAAAGCGATTCCTGAAGATTTGTATGAAGCGTCAGCTATTGATGGTGCGAACTTTATTCACAATTTCAAACGTATTACGTTCCCATTGATGATTAAGCCACTAACACCGCTATTGATTGCAGCATTTGCCTTTAACTTCAATAACTTTGTAATGATTCAACTATTGACGAATGGTGGCCCGAACATGATTGGCACCTCAGAGCCAGCGGGTTACACAGACTTGCTTGTAAGCTACACCTACCGAATCGCATTCGAAGGCGGCGGCGGTCAAGACTTTGGTCTAGCAAGTGCTATCGCAACGCTTATTTTCCTATTGGTTGGTGCTCTAGCATTACTCAACCTTCGTTTTACTAAACTGACTCAAGATTAA